A genomic window from Deltaproteobacteria bacterium includes:
- a CDS encoding GDP-mannose dehydrogenase: protein MAEKSVSPAGEAFPLPTREEYAAEMKRLEGLAKAARAEGKEVVVVMGVGFVGAVMAAIVADTVDRKTKKPSKFVIGCQRPSPRSYWKIPLLNRGESPVKAEDPEVDPMIRRCVLEKRTLTATFNSDCLALADCVVVDVQCDYSKHDLGQMRTGEVEMAALEATIKTIGEKIQPNCLTLIETTVAPGTTEFVAMPILLKAFAARGIDSEPLLSHSYERVMPGREYVASIRDFWRVCSGVGPEARERVVKFLNEVLNTEKFPLTVMDRPIESETAKIVENSYRATILAFLNEWSLFSERNGVDLVKVIKAIKMRPTHNNMIFPGPGIGGYCLPKDGGLGYWAYKHILGFDDGDQVFKLSTTAIDINDTRGLHVATLTRDALRNMGRYIAGAEVALLGASYRQDVGDTRYSGSEVVVRRLTEMGADVRVHDPYVEHWWEFEAQDDYPAPGHSLARFFRNQDHLKDLRIQPDLSATLKGVEAVVLAVPHEPYLKLEPEDLVKMTGGPVAVVDCFGILDDAKIRRFFELGCEVKGLGRGHIQRIKAEVRESA from the coding sequence ATGGCCGAGAAGTCGGTGAGCCCCGCTGGAGAAGCGTTCCCCCTCCCTACTCGCGAAGAGTACGCCGCCGAGATGAAGCGGCTCGAAGGTCTGGCCAAGGCCGCCCGCGCCGAAGGCAAGGAGGTCGTCGTGGTCATGGGCGTCGGGTTCGTCGGCGCCGTGATGGCCGCGATCGTCGCCGACACCGTCGACAGGAAGACCAAGAAGCCGAGCAAGTTCGTGATCGGATGCCAGCGTCCGAGCCCCCGGAGCTACTGGAAGATCCCGCTGCTGAACCGCGGCGAGTCGCCCGTGAAGGCCGAAGATCCCGAGGTCGATCCGATGATCCGCCGCTGCGTCCTCGAGAAGCGGACGCTGACCGCGACCTTCAACTCCGACTGCCTCGCGCTCGCCGACTGCGTCGTCGTCGACGTGCAGTGCGACTACTCGAAGCACGACCTCGGCCAGATGCGCACCGGCGAGGTCGAGATGGCGGCGCTCGAGGCCACCATCAAGACGATCGGCGAAAAGATCCAGCCGAATTGCCTCACGCTCATCGAAACGACCGTCGCCCCGGGGACGACCGAGTTCGTCGCCATGCCCATCCTCCTGAAGGCGTTCGCGGCGCGCGGCATCGACAGCGAGCCGCTCCTCTCGCATTCCTACGAGCGCGTCATGCCCGGCCGCGAGTACGTCGCGAGCATCCGCGACTTCTGGCGTGTCTGCAGCGGCGTCGGCCCCGAAGCGCGCGAGCGCGTCGTGAAGTTCCTGAACGAGGTGCTGAACACGGAGAAGTTCCCGCTCACCGTCATGGACCGCCCGATCGAGTCGGAGACGGCGAAGATCGTCGAGAACTCCTACCGCGCCACCATCCTCGCCTTCCTGAACGAGTGGAGCCTCTTCTCGGAGCGCAACGGCGTCGATCTGGTGAAGGTCATCAAGGCCATCAAGATGCGGCCGACCCACAACAACATGATCTTCCCGGGCCCCGGCATCGGCGGATACTGTCTGCCGAAGGACGGCGGCCTCGGCTACTGGGCCTACAAGCACATCCTCGGCTTCGACGACGGCGACCAGGTGTTCAAGCTGAGCACGACGGCGATCGACATCAACGACACGCGCGGCCTGCACGTCGCGACCCTGACGCGCGATGCCCTCCGCAACATGGGCCGCTACATCGCCGGGGCCGAGGTGGCGCTGCTCGGCGCGAGCTACCGCCAGGACGTCGGCGACACGCGCTACTCGGGCTCCGAGGTCGTGGTGCGGCGGCTGACGGAAATGGGCGCGGACGTGCGCGTCCACGACCCGTACGTCGAGCACTGGTGGGAGTTCGAGGCGCAGGACGACTACCCCGCGCCCGGCCACTCGCTCGCCCGCTTCTTCCGCAATCAGGACCACCTGAAGGATCTCCGCATCCAGCCCGATCTCTCCGCCACCCTGAAGGGCGTGGAGGCGGTCGTGCTCGCCGTCCCGCACGAGCCGTACCTGAAGCTCGAGCCCGAGGATCTCGTGAAGATGACGGGCGGCCCGGTCGCGGTCGTCGACTGCTTCGGGATCCTCGACGACGCGAAGATCCGGCGGTTCTTCGAGCTCGGGTGCGAGGTGAAGGGGCTCGGTCGCGGGCACATCCAGCGCATCAAGGCGGAGGTGCGCGAGTCGGCGTAG